GCGCCGCGACGGCCGGCCGCACGCCCAGGCCCGGCGCGGCGACGGCCGCTGCCAGCGCGGCCAGCAACAGCCCGCGGCGACCGGGTCGCGCGGGCGCCCCCTTGCCAGCCCCGAGCGCCTCGCCGCGCGCCGCGGGCGCGGGTTCGATTCGTCGTTGCGTCATCCTGTCACTCCTTTACCGTGATCCGGCCGAGCATGCCGGCCTCGAAATGCCCGGGCACCAGGCAGGCGAAGCGGAACTCGCCAGGCCGGGTGAACTGCCAGACGATCGCGCCGGTCTTGCCCGGGTCCACGTGGGCCATGTACGGCTCCTCGTGCTCCATGCCGGGGAACTTCTTCATCAGCTCGGCATGCTTGTTCAGCTCTTCCTCGGTGCCGATCACCATCTCGTGCAGCGCGGCGCCGGCATTGACGACCTCGAAGCGGATCGTCTCGCCTTTGCGTATCTCGATCGCCTCGGGCGAGAAGCGCATCGTGTCGCGCATCTCGACGCGGATCGTCCGCGAGACCTTCGCCGGGTCGCCGGTGCGACCGAAGGCGGTTTCGACGACCTCGACGGCCTTCTGGCCGTGAGATGCGCCGTGCGACGAGCCGTGCGCCGCCGCGCCGGGCGCGCCGACAAGCAGCGACGAGCCCAGCAGCGTCGAGAGAATCGTGGTGTGGAACTTCATCGGTATCTTCCTTTCTCGGGAGATCGGTTTCGGATCAGTGATGCCTGTGCGCGCCGGGCTTGCGGACCTGCAGTTCGAGCGGCGGCGACGCGCCTTGCCCGGACGCGGACGCGGGCGAAGGCGCGGCCGAGGCGCGCGGCGGCTCTGCCAGGGCGCCCTTGCCTGCATCGCCCTTCCACTCCCAGGCCACGGTCCCCGGCGGATGCGCGTACCAGCCTGGGTCGCGATAGTCGTCTGCAGCGAGCCCCTCGCGCACCTTGACCACGGTGAACATGCCGCCCATCTCGATCGGCCCGAAGGGGCCGCGGCCGGTCATCATCGGCAGCGTGTTGGGCGGCAGTTCCATCTCCATCTCGCCCATGTCGGCCATGCCGCGGTCGCCCATCGCCATGTAGCCGGGCACCAGCCGCTCGATGCGCTTCGCGACCTCGCGGAAGTCGACGCCGATCGTGGTCGGCACGTCGTGACCCATCGCGTTCATCGTGTGGTGCGACTTGTGGCAGTGGAAGGCCCAGTCGCCCGGCGCGTCGGCCACGAACTCGATCGCGCGCATCTGGCCGACCGCCACGTCGGTCGTCACCTCGGGCCAGCGCGCGGTCTTCGGCACCCAGCCGCCGTCGGTGCCCGCCACCGTGAAGTCGTAGCCGTGCAGGTGGATCGGGTGGTTGGTCATCGTCAGGTTGCCGAAGCGGATCCGCACCCTGTCGCCCTTGCGAACGACCAGCGGGTCGATCCCCGGGAAGGCCCGGCTGTTCCAGGTCCACAGGTTGAAGTCGAGCATCGTGTTGATCTTCGGCGTGGCCGAACCTGGCTCGATGTCGTAGGCGTTGATCAGGAACACGAAGTCGCGGTCGACCTCGGCGTAGCCGCGCACCGCCTTCGGGTTCTTCGGATGGACGACCAGGAAGCCCATCATCCCCATCGCCATCTGCACCATCTCGTCGGCATGCGGGTGGTACATGAAGGTGCCCGACTTCGTCATCTCGAACTCGTAGACGAAGGTCTTGCCGA
This genomic window from Zeimonas sediminis contains:
- a CDS encoding cupredoxin domain-containing protein, coding for MKFHTTILSTLLGSSLLVGAPGAAAHGSSHGASHGQKAVEVVETAFGRTGDPAKVSRTIRVEMRDTMRFSPEAIEIRKGETIRFEVVNAGAALHEMVIGTEEELNKHAELMKKFPGMEHEEPYMAHVDPGKTGAIVWQFTRPGEFRFACLVPGHFEAGMLGRITVKE
- a CDS encoding multicopper oxidase family protein is translated as MVSRRQFFGRGAALALGAGLVSKAGAASLPEAPQMDSAAMQPPLVPPNGRPYRPVVTLNGWTLPWRMKDGWKEFHLVAEPVRREIAPGMVANLWGYNGQSPGPTIECVEGDKVRIFVTNRLPEHTTIHWHGILLPSGMDGVGGLTQPQIPVGKTFVYEFEMTKSGTFMYHPHADEMVQMAMGMMGFLVVHPKNPKAVRGYAEVDRDFVFLINAYDIEPGSATPKINTMLDFNLWTWNSRAFPGIDPLVVRKGDRVRIRFGNLTMTNHPIHLHGYDFTVAGTDGGWVPKTARWPEVTTDVAVGQMRAIEFVADAPGDWAFHCHKSHHTMNAMGHDVPTTIGVDFREVAKRIERLVPGYMAMGDRGMADMGEMEMELPPNTLPMMTGRGPFGPIEMGGMFTVVKVREGLAADDYRDPGWYAHPPGTVAWEWKGDAGKGALAEPPRASAAPSPASASGQGASPPLELQVRKPGAHRHH